In Phoenix dactylifera cultivar Barhee BC4 chromosome 11, palm_55x_up_171113_PBpolish2nd_filt_p, whole genome shotgun sequence, the following are encoded in one genomic region:
- the LOC103698930 gene encoding auxin-responsive protein SAUR32-like yields the protein MGVHLHLPHLGHDKKKEGGSVGVPPKGCMTIKVGQDGEEQQRFVVPVMYLNHPLFMGLLKEAEEEYGFEQQGAITIPCHVEHFRHVQGIIDRDNAAGCDGHHHHNGHHFHLAGCFKA from the coding sequence ATGGGGGTCCACCTGCATCTGCCGCACCTGGGGCACGataagaagaaagagggagggtcCGTGGGAGTGCCGCCCAAGGGGTGCATGACGATAAAGGTGGGGCAGGACGGGGAGGAGCAGCAGCGGTTCGTGGTGCCGGTGATGTACCTCAACCACCCGCTCTTCATGGGCTTGCTcaaggaggcggaggaggagtacGGCTTCGAGCAGCAGGGAGCCATCACCATCCCATGCCATGTCGAGCACTTCCGCCATGTCCAGGGCATCATTGACCGCGACAACGCTGCCGGCTGCGACGGCCACCACCACCACAATGGCCATCACTTCCACCTCGCCGGGTGCTTCAAGGCCTGA